CGGAACTGTGGCCATGCTCGCCAGCGGGAACTCCGGTCAGCCGCGAGACCGCCGCGGCAGCGCGCGCAGCATCTGCACCCGGTGCGGGCTGGCTGTGACCGGCCGCTGCCTGTTCGGGATGCCGGGCGAGACTGCGTTTGAAATCGGCAAGGCGGGCGTCCGCCTCGCGGCGTGTGGCGAGCACGGCCTGCAAGGCTTTCTGGCCTTCATCCAACTGTTCCCTGGCATCGGCCAGCGCCTTGTCGAGCGCTGCGATCTGGGATTCGAGATCGATCTGACGGGCGACGCCGGCCTTTGCCAGGTCATCCCTCCCGGAGGAGACGGCGAGGCGGATCTTCTGGTCGAGCGCGTTCATGTCTTCGACGATTTCGTCTCTGCGGCTCTGGATGCGGTATTCCTCCGCGCGCGCCTTGCCGAGATCGGTGCGGGCCTCATCAGCCGCCGCATCGATCTCGCGGACCGCCTGTTCGATGACGGCGATCTTGTTTACGCCTTCCGCCTTGTCGATCGCCGCATTCGCGATGCCCGCGATCAGGCGACCCATGCGTGAGAGAATGCCTTCGTTCGTCATGTTTTCCTCCATCCGAGCGGAATTCGGCGTGACGCCGATGTGAATCTCGTAACGGTCCTGGCCCGCAACGAGGTAGGCTGGAAAAATACTCTCCCATCCCCGTGAATAACCCGCGACATCGAAGGGCACGGCAACGCGTCCGTGCACTGTGGCGATCGTCAGGTCCGAGGGGCCCTTGATGGCGAAGAGCTTGTCATCGAGCGGCAGATGCGGCGGATCGGCGGTCACGCCGCGATTGGCGGCGAAATCGCGAAGGCCGAGCGTGACCAGCCTTGCCGGCAGGCCCGTCTGCTCGCGGACAGTTTCATAGGCAAGGTCATGCAGCACGACGAGATTGGCGCCCGCCTTATCGGCAACGAGGCTGGTCAGGATTTCAATCATCCTGAGGTAGGCGGCAATGGTGTCGTCCAGCGCGTGCCGGGCACTGTCGTCAGGCGCCAGCGTGTAGCGCAGCAGCGATGGATGCGGTGTCTTGCCTGTGGTAGCCATAGGCAAAACATAAAGCACCGCTTTTGTGCTTTCAAGAGGTCGCGCTAAAAATACAACCTAGCCTTAACGCGCAGTTAGAAGGACTGAGGGCAGCGTCCAGTATCGAGATATTTAGGGAGCCGTTGCTGCGTCCGTCGCTGGCGGCAGGTCACTGCCGCCCGTCGATGATCGATGAATTCACGTCGTTGATGTCGCGTTTGCCGCAGAGCGCCATGGTGATGTCCATCTCCTTGCGGATGATGCCGAGCGCCAGCGATACGCCTTCCTTGCCCATGGCGCCGAGGCCGTAGAGGAAGGGGCGGCCAATATAGGTGCCCTTGGCGCCGAGCGCCACAGCCTTCAGCACGTCCTGGCCGGAGCGGATGCCGCCGTCGAGATGGACCTCGATACGGTCGCCGACGGCGTCGACGATCTTCGGCAGCATGCTGATCGATGAGGGGGCGCCGTCAAGCTGACGCCCGCCATGATTGGAGACGACGATCGCATCGGCGCCGGTGTCGACGGCGGCCTTCGCATCCTCCGGATCGAGTATGCCCTTGATGATCAGCGGGCCGCCCCATTGTTCCTTGATCCAGGCGACATCCGCCCAGGAAAGCCGCGGATCGAACTGCTCATGTGTCCAAGCGGCGAGCGAGGCGATATTGGTTACATTTTTCGCATGGCCAACGATATTGCCGAAGTTGCGGCGCTTGGTCTGCAGCATGTCCAGGCACCAGAGGGGCCGGGTCGCCATCTGCCAGACATGTTTCGGCGTGAATTTCGGCGGCGCCGACAGGCCGTTGCGTAGGTCCTTGTGCCGCTGGCCGAGGATCTGCAGATCGGCGGTCAGCACCAGCGCCGAGCATCCGGCCGCCTTGGCGCGGTTGATGAGGTTGAGGACGAAATCCTTGTCCCTCATCACGTAGAGTTGGAACCAGAAGGGCCGTGTCGTCGCTGACGCCACGTCCTCGATCGAGCAGATGCTCATCGTCGAAAGCGTGAAGGGAACGCCGAATTCCTCGGCGGCGCGTGCCGCCAGCATCTCGCCATCGGCATGCTGCATGCCGGTCAGGCCGGTTGGCGCCAGCGCCACCGGCATCGACACTTTCTGGCCGATCATCGTCGTTTCCAGCGTGCGGTTGGTCATATCGACCATCACCCGCTGTCGCAGCTTGATCTGACTAAAATCGCTCTCGTTTGCCGCATAGGTCGATTCCGTCCAGGCGCCCGAATCCGCATAGTCGAAAAACATCTTCGGCACACGGCGCCGTGCGAGCTTTTTCAGGTCGGCGATGGTGAGCGGGGTGGCCATGAATTGAACCTTCACGTCTGAATACGGCCATCGGCCATAACATGAAATTGGCAGAAGCGTTATGGGAAATTGACCTTGTCGGACAGCTGTTACGGCCTGATTTCAAGAGCAACGAGATGTGTCATCGTAGCTGCGCTTTCAACGCAACGCCGGCCACATAGGTCTCTGCAACAGCTCGGTCGTCGCCCATCGTCTGCAGTAGGAAAAGCTCCTCGGGCAGCGTCTTAACTACTTCCATCTTTAGCGCCATCGCCGATGTCGCCGTCGCATCGAGGACGACGAGATCGGCCTCAGTGCCGGGTTCCAGCGTGCCGATCCGGTCCGCCAGCGACAGGGCCTCGGCATTGCCACGCGTCACCAGGTAATAGCTTTCCAGCGGGTTCAGCCGTTCGCCGAGCAACTGCTGGATCTTGTAGGCCTCGTCCATCGTCCGCAGCATCGAATAGCTGGAACCGCCGCCGATATCGGTCGCCACGCCGATACGGACCGGCTTTTCCCGCCGCGCCAGCGCCCTCAGCGGAAACAAGCCGGAGCCGAGGAAGAGGTTCGAGGTCGGGCAGTGGACGGCGACGGCGCCTGCCTCGCTCATTACATCAGCCTCGCGCTCGGACAGGTGGATGGCGTGGCCGAAGAGGCTTTTCGGCCCAAGCAGGCCGTAGTGGGCGTAGATGTCGGTATAGTCGATCGCGTCGGGATAGAGCTCGCAGGTGAATCTGATTTCGTCGTGATTTTCCGAAAGATGCGTCTGGATGTGCAGGTCGGGAAATTCGCGGGCAAGGGCTGATGTCGCTTCCATCTGCGCCGGTGTCGAGGTGATGGCGAAGCGCGGGGTGATGGCGACGTGGTTGCGGCCCTTGCCATGCCAGTCCGATATCACCTGGCGGGTCTCGTCATAGCCCATCTCGGGCGTGTCGAGCAGGCCCTGCGGGGCATTGCGGTCCATCATCACCTTGCCGCCGACCATGCGCATATTGCGCCTCATTGCCTCGGCGAAGAAGGCATCGGCCGAGGTCTTGTGCACGGAGCAATAGGCGACCGCCGTCGTCGTGCCGTGGCGGATCAACTCGTCGTAGAAATGCGTGGCGATCCTTTCGGCATGCGCGCTTTCGACGAAACGGCATTCCTCGGGAAAGGTATAGGTATTCAGCCATTCGAGCAGGTTGGCGGCGTAGGAGGCAATCACCTGCATCTGCGGAAAATGC
The nucleotide sequence above comes from Rhizobium indicum. Encoded proteins:
- a CDS encoding alpha-hydroxy acid oxidase encodes the protein MATPLTIADLKKLARRRVPKMFFDYADSGAWTESTYAANESDFSQIKLRQRVMVDMTNRTLETTMIGQKVSMPVALAPTGLTGMQHADGEMLAARAAEEFGVPFTLSTMSICSIEDVASATTRPFWFQLYVMRDKDFVLNLINRAKAAGCSALVLTADLQILGQRHKDLRNGLSAPPKFTPKHVWQMATRPLWCLDMLQTKRRNFGNIVGHAKNVTNIASLAAWTHEQFDPRLSWADVAWIKEQWGGPLIIKGILDPEDAKAAVDTGADAIVVSNHGGRQLDGAPSSISMLPKIVDAVGDRIEVHLDGGIRSGQDVLKAVALGAKGTYIGRPFLYGLGAMGKEGVSLALGIIRKEMDITMALCGKRDINDVNSSIIDGRQ
- a CDS encoding PspA/IM30 family protein, whose translation is MLYVLPMATTGKTPHPSLLRYTLAPDDSARHALDDTIAAYLRMIEILTSLVADKAGANLVVLHDLAYETVREQTGLPARLVTLGLRDFAANRGVTADPPHLPLDDKLFAIKGPSDLTIATVHGRVAVPFDVAGYSRGWESIFPAYLVAGQDRYEIHIGVTPNSARMEENMTNEGILSRMGRLIAGIANAAIDKAEGVNKIAVIEQAVREIDAAADEARTDLGKARAEEYRIQSRRDEIVEDMNALDQKIRLAVSSGRDDLAKAGVARQIDLESQIAALDKALADAREQLDEGQKALQAVLATRREADARLADFKRSLARHPEQAAAGHSQPAPGADAARAAAAVSRLTGVPAGEHGHSSELDELDRLHREQAIEARLARFKADNR
- the guaD gene encoding guanine deaminase gives rise to the protein MTTTLLRGRLLSFHRAPLSLADSQSYLYEEDGGLLVGDGLITAIGPYADVKAKAAADTAEIDHRPHLIMPGFIDMHLHFPQMQVIASYAANLLEWLNTYTFPEECRFVESAHAERIATHFYDELIRHGTTTAVAYCSVHKTSADAFFAEAMRRNMRMVGGKVMMDRNAPQGLLDTPEMGYDETRQVISDWHGKGRNHVAITPRFAITSTPAQMEATSALAREFPDLHIQTHLSENHDEIRFTCELYPDAIDYTDIYAHYGLLGPKSLFGHAIHLSEREADVMSEAGAVAVHCPTSNLFLGSGLFPLRALARREKPVRIGVATDIGGGSSYSMLRTMDEAYKIQQLLGERLNPLESYYLVTRGNAEALSLADRIGTLEPGTEADLVVLDATATSAMALKMEVVKTLPEELFLLQTMGDDRAVAETYVAGVALKAQLR